In the genome of Caballeronia sp. NK8, the window GGCAATGCGACGCTCGCGGCCGCGCGCCGCTTTTGCGAGGTTACCTCGACCGACTATGTTCCCACGCTCCTCGACGCCGGCCGTGCTCGCGCCAATGCCGAAGGGCTTGCCGTGCAGTTTCAGGAAGCAGACGCCGAAGCACTGCCTTTTGCGGACGCTTCGTTCGACGTCGTGATGTCGACCTTCGGCGTGATGTTCACTCCCAATCAGGAGCAGGCGGCGAACGAACTCGTGCGCGTGTGCAGGCCGGGCGGAAAGATCGGACTCGCGAACTGGACGCCGGACAGTTTCATCGGACAGGTGTTCAAGACGATTGGCAAATACATCCCGCCCCCTGCCGGCGTAAAGTCGCCCGCGCTGTGGGGCACTCAGGCGCGCCTCGACGAACTGCTGCGCAGCCACGCCACGCGCATCGAGGCGACGAGCCGCGAGTTCGTCTTTCGCTACCGCTCTCCCTCGCATTTCGTCGAAGTATTCCGCACTTACTACGGCCCGATGAACAAGGCGTTCGCCGCGCTCGAAGGCGACCGGCAGGCCGCGTTTCTAGGTGATCTGATGGCGCTCATCGAGGACTGCAATCGCTCCGGTGATCGAACGCTCGTATTGCCCAGTGAGTATCTTGAAGTCGTGGTGGAACGAAAATGATCCGATTCGAACCTATGGTCGGCGCAGCGTTGAATGTCGGGTTGCGCCTGCGGTCTCTGGTCTGCTTTGCGGCGCTTCGTTACGGCTCGGTGCTTTTTACTCTGCCTTTGCTGTCGTCCGTGTGCTTCTTCGCATTTCGATTCGCGTTGTCGACCCTCGGAGGACACGCATGATGTTCGTCTATCTGTGCTTTCGTTCGAGGTCTTCCATAGCCACCGGTGAAGCAAGCGTCGATCTGCATGTTCTCAACTTCGTAGGTGAATCAAAAGTATGAATAGCCTTATCCCATTCGAGCACGTTTCGGCTCGGTCGACGGTAATCGCCCTGCATTGTTCCGGCTCAGGCGCGGCGCAATGGCGCAAGTTGTGCGAAACGCTCCCCGCCTGCGTGGCGTTCGTCGCGCCTGAGCACTACGGCTGCGAGGGCACGGGGCCGTGGAGCGGCGAGCATGCGTTCACACTCGCCGACGAGGCCGAGAGGACCATCGACATCATCGATGCCACGAGCGGCAAGGTGCATCTCGTCGGGCATTCGTACGGCGGCGGCGTGGCGCTACGAGCGGCAGTGGTACGGCCGGAGCGCATCGCGAGCCTGTCGCTTTACGAGCCGTCCGCGTTTCATCTACTAAAGACGATGGGTGCTCACGGAGCGCATGCGCTGGCGGAAATCATCGCGATTTCGAAGCGCACCGCGGATAGCGTGAGCTGCGGCGATTATCGGGGCGCCGCTAGCTCGTTTGTCGACTATTGGGGCGGCCGGGGCGCATGGGAGGCGCTTCGGCCTTCGGCAAAGGCTGCGCTTACTCGCTGGGCGCCGAAGGCGCCGCTCGATTTCCGCGCGCTGCTTGACGAGCCCACGTCACCGGGAGCGTACTCTGGCCTGCGCGTACCCGTATTGGTCATGCGCGGCGAACACGCGCCACTGCCTTCGCGAGCGATAGCTGAGCGCTTGCCGATGATGCTCCCTTCGGCTCGACTCGCAATAGTCAAGGGGGCAGGCCACATGGGACCGATGACGCACACTGACGAGGTCAACGCCGCGATAACCCGACACATTCTGACGGCGGAGTCGGACAGTTCGTGTTGGCGGTCGACCGTCGGATCTTTCGGGTTTCGACATTCAGACGAACGGAAAATGCTTCCATCTCTGGTTGACGCTTCCAGCGCACTGGCGCTCCCAGGCACTGGTCGCCGCCGCGGCAAGACGTGACATTGCGCTGACACCATCGACGACCTTCGCTGCCTCGTCCGGACATGCGCCGAATGCCGTCAGACTTGCGCTCGCAGCTCCGACACTGGATCAACTGGGTGCGGGCCTGCGCACATTGAGTGCGATCCTTCATGGCCGGGAAGACGATTCCGATTCGACCGAATGACGCCGGTGCGCTTGTCATGACTGTCCGCGGGCGACGAACGAATGGCCGGCATGCGGCGCAGTTACAGCCGATTTGGGAACGATCCGTGCTTACGTGTTGCTTTCGTCAAGACAGTGTTCGAGGATGACATGACGAATCAATACCTCCAGTCAGGCGCCTTGCCTGCGAATGCGGAGTCGGCCTTTTCGGCTTTCGCCACTCCACTTGTTCATGAAGCACTTACGCACGCCGCAAAACTTCAAACGGATCCGGATGCCGAGGGCATGCATGCGCTTCGCGTTGCCATGAGACGCCTGAGGAGCCTTTTCTGGGCATATCGGCCACTGCTCGACGACGCGTTCGACGATCAGCAACGGGCTATCTGCAAGTTCATCGCAACTGCCGCAGGCAACACGCGTGACTGGGATATTCTTGTCGAACTGCTGCGCGACCTCGGAGAAGACGAACTCGCCGACGTGTATTGGGCAAGACGTAGCGAAGCGTACGATTCAAGCAAGGAGACGATCTCGAACGCACGGATCGAAGGGGTCTTGACGGAGGCGCTCAAGGAAGCGAATCAGGAACTCAATACTTCAGCGCAACGCACGCCGCTCGAGAAGTTCGCCAGGAAGCGTGTGACCGTTGCGCGCTTGCAGTTGAAGAAAAGAATGATCCGCGCGACGAAGGCAAAACGTTCGGACTATGAGCGCTACCATGAAGTCCGCAAGGCGGGTAAGAAACTGCGCTATATGCTCGAATTCTTCGGGCCAGTCCTTCCGAAAAAGCAAACGAAGCACGAGAAAGCGCTGAAGCAATTACAAAAAAAGTTCGGCGAACTGAACGACGTAGTAGCCAGTCGTGACCTCATGCGGCTCAATCCGCCAGAGGAAACGTCCGGACTCAGCGCGCGCAAGGCGCTCAAATCGCTTGCGCGCGAAGAACGACGACGCCACCGGAAAGCAGAGCATCTCTTGTAGATAAAGAGAGGCGGCAAATCAATCCAGCGGTCTAGCTGAACATGTGTGGCTGACCTGGCGCTGTCCGTTCATATCTTCCAAGCCTGCTACTGCATCGAGCAAAGCAGCGCCACGCCGACTCCCGATAGCGCCGCGACACGGTGCATCCATGTTGTAGCGCGCCCTTGGGGGGCGACCAGGTTCCAGACGAAGCGCTCGCCGCCGCCGGACTTTCAGAAACAGATGCGGCGCGTCATAGGATTGTTGTCTAACGGGAAACACCGTGCGTTACGC includes:
- a CDS encoding alpha/beta fold hydrolase, whose translation is MNSLIPFEHVSARSTVIALHCSGSGAAQWRKLCETLPACVAFVAPEHYGCEGTGPWSGEHAFTLADEAERTIDIIDATSGKVHLVGHSYGGGVALRAAVVRPERIASLSLYEPSAFHLLKTMGAHGAHALAEIIAISKRTADSVSCGDYRGAASSFVDYWGGRGAWEALRPSAKAALTRWAPKAPLDFRALLDEPTSPGAYSGLRVPVLVMRGEHAPLPSRAIAERLPMMLPSARLAIVKGAGHMGPMTHTDEVNAAITRHILTAESDSSCWRSTVGSFGFRHSDERKMLPSLVDASSALALPGTGRRRGKT
- a CDS encoding CHAD domain-containing protein, with the translated sequence MTNQYLQSGALPANAESAFSAFATPLVHEALTHAAKLQTDPDAEGMHALRVAMRRLRSLFWAYRPLLDDAFDDQQRAICKFIATAAGNTRDWDILVELLRDLGEDELADVYWARRSEAYDSSKETISNARIEGVLTEALKEANQELNTSAQRTPLEKFARKRVTVARLQLKKRMIRATKAKRSDYERYHEVRKAGKKLRYMLEFFGPVLPKKQTKHEKALKQLQKKFGELNDVVASRDLMRLNPPEETSGLSARKALKSLAREERRRHRKAEHLL
- a CDS encoding class I SAM-dependent methyltransferase, which translates into the protein MSAVDTAVSPAADLAAVKVRQQAAWSTGNYAVVGTTLQIVGENLCEALDLRSGSRVLDVAAGNGNATLAAARRFCEVTSTDYVPTLLDAGRARANAEGLAVQFQEADAEALPFADASFDVVMSTFGVMFTPNQEQAANELVRVCRPGGKIGLANWTPDSFIGQVFKTIGKYIPPPAGVKSPALWGTQARLDELLRSHATRIEATSREFVFRYRSPSHFVEVFRTYYGPMNKAFAALEGDRQAAFLGDLMALIEDCNRSGDRTLVLPSEYLEVVVERK